A window of Fusarium falciforme chromosome 1, complete sequence genomic DNA:
CTTCCTGGGGAAATGGTGCCTTGCAGCTTGCTGTAGGCAGACGTAGCTGAATCATctccagcgacagcaagTGCTGGCTCCCACCCGTATTGTGCTCCCGTCAACGGATGCACCAGAGGCATTGCATCCATGTCTTCACAGCCATGCCGCTAAGCGGAGTGTCACAAAACGCAACACGAATACGAGTGACAGCTGCACGCGTGTGAGATGCGCGATTCATGCAGAAAGCGCGAAATCTTATTCTAGTATCCGCTATATCACTCTACAAGGATCggccacctccacctccaccgtAAGAAATGAGCTCTTGCTAATGTGGATTTACCCGGAAGAGTGGGTGTCCAGATCAATTCTGTCCTCTCTCAtctctccttcttcctcgcgCAGTTGATGGCGAGCAACGCAAAACGACGTCTTTGGGGTCAACGGTTGCAATTGGCATAAAAACTTTGCTTCCTCCCACTTCCTGAGTCGACTCGGCGCACTGTCCATCCTCTGCTTCTCCCTTGAGTTGCTTGTCTCGCCTACCCGCTCACCCCTCACGCCGCAAAAATGGGTGCCCTCTACTACCTCTTCCACCCGAACCAGCTTCGGTCCATTATCCAATGGTGAGACCTCTTCCTGCTTGCTTCTATCGGCAGCTTCTAATGTCCTCTCCAGGAAGGTCTGGCACGATCCTGTCCACAAGCGTGATCCCAGCACCGAGTCCCCCGAGCTGCAAGAATGCTTTCGCTACCTGAACATGACAAGCCGCAGCTTTGCGGCCGTCATCCAGGAGCTTAAccatgagcttcttgtccCCATCACCCTCTTCTACCTTGTTCTCCGTGGTCTGGATACTATTGAGGACGACATGACTCTCCCCCTGGACAAGAAGATTCCTCTTCTGCGCGAGTTCCACAACACCATGGAGCAGGATGGTTGGCAGTTTCATGAGAGTCaagagaaggacaaggagcttcttgagcacTTTGACGTTGTCATCActgagctcaagaagatcaaggctcCTTACTATGAGATTATCAAGGAAATGACCATCAAGATGGGCAATGGCATGGCCGATTATGCCCAAAACACGGAGATGATCGAGAATGGCGTGCAAACAGTCGACGAGTATGAGCTTTACTGCCATTACGTTGCTGGTCTCGTCGGCGAGGGCTTGACCCGCCTGTTTGTCGCCTCGGAGCTCGCCAACCCCAAGCTGGCTGAGCGCCCCTCACTGACCGAGTCAATGGCTCAGTTCCTCCAAAAGACCAACATTATTCGAGATATCCATGAAGACTGGGAGGACGGTCGAAGATGGTATCCTAAGGAGATCTGGAGCAAGCACGTCGACAAGTGGGAGGATCTCTTCGATCCCAAGCAGCGCACAAAGGCCGTCGAGTGTGTCTCCGAGATGGTTCTCGATGCTCTCAAGCATAGCGAGGAGTGCCTGTTCTACATGGCCGGCATCAAGGACCAGAGTGTCTTTAACTTTGTTGCCATTCCCCAGGGCATGGCCATTGCCACACTGGAGCTCGTCTTCAGAAACCCCAACGTTCTCGAGAGGAATATCAAGATCACCAAGGGTGATGCCTGCCAGATCATGTTTGAGTGCACTCAAAACCTCGTCACAGTATGTGATGTCTTCCGGAGATACGCACGGCGAATCCAGGCAAAGAACGACCCCAGAGATCCCAGCTATCTTGCCATCAGTACGCAGTGCGCCAAGGTATGTCTTAGTCTGTACCATGTCTGAGAATACCCTCACTAACCCGCTTCAGATTGAGCAATTTATCGAAACCCTCTTCCCCCGACAAGATCCCAAGAAGCTCGCCCTGGAGAACAACCAGAGGCAGAACAAGGAGCCCACCATGGACCCTGGTGAGGCCGTTGTCCTCTTTGGTGTCGTCATTGCCAGCTTGCTCTGCATTTCTGGTCTTATGGTATGTTGCTACATGTTCTAGTTGGGAACTTGGCCGACTAATACTTCATAGATTGGCACTGCTTGGTTCTTCGGCGCCAGGTTCGACAACATCTTCAAGGAGGCCAGTGTCTTCCTACCAGGTGGCGAGAAGGCCACACCCCTAGTTACGGGCCGTGACGAATTGTAACACCATAATCCGCTGGTCGAGTTGTTTGGTCTTTCATGTTTTATGCCAGAACCTTTTCACGATATCCTAACGTACCCATACTTGACACAGATCTCCCATGAGAAGGGGATCGAGCCTAGGTCGCATTGCCGGGCGTTTACTCTTTCTAATACAACAAGCAGCGGCGTTGTACAGCGCACGCTGCATTCCAAGTTTCGCCCAGTCCCCCCCGTTGACGTGGTGTGTGCGTTCTCAGCCTGATACCGGAGCAGTATGCTCCAGCACGGATGTCAAATTGCAATCCAGTCCTTTCATGACTGTGGTTGTGCCGAAGAAGTGCTAAAATCGAATCCCATTGCTCTCGGCCTCAGTCTTTTGGCGAGGCGCGCCGCAAGTTCATCTCGACGTCTCCGGACAATGGACATGCGGCGGCGAGCGAACATACCGTCATTCCATTTTACAATATATCTGTGACGCTTATGCTTAATAGAGACCTGCATTTTAGGCTTGGATCTACATGTGCACGAGACGGACTTCGAGACAAGCGTCTGGGCTCTGGTTTTGTCTTTTCATGCAGTTCCCTGTCACTTGAGGGCCTTAGCTGATCTGATAAGTAATGGGTCTGCTCATCGTGCCCCAGGGGTCTCGGCCCTGCGTTGAAAGGTTACATCGTGGCTGTGGCCTCGCTGCAGGAGTAATCTTCCGATCCTGCATGTCCAGCTGTGTCCCTGACAGCTGTGTCATCGCGTCGGACAAGAGAGGCCTCAGTGTCGGACATGCCGTGTCGTTCCGTCTTGGCTACGGGCCGATGTCAACAGCTGCTCGCCTTGTCCTAGTCTGGCAGATCATAGTTGTAGTCGTTATTGATACACCGTCTACATCCAGTTGCCTTTTCCGGTCCAACTCTTGGCACACAACGAGCAAGTGCGATAGATCACAAGTGTGTCTACTGTTCTATATTACATATTTACACGCATGAATAGGCATGAAATATCTCAGGTTTGTACGGAGGTGGGCTACCAATTATCCCTGAAATttgttcttcttttttccctGGTaatcaaaaaaaaaaaacgtcCCGCTTTCCCATTGTCCCTGGTTCCCCATGGTGGTTGTGCTGCCGTGACTGCTTCTATTGGTTGCCGTTGTTGGCGATGAGGTCGGTGGTGTCAGGAGCGTTGTTTCGGACCTTGGCGCCGCTCTGCTGGGCGAGgctcttgatgagctcaacAACGCGGCTGGGCTCCTGGACGTTCTGGAAG
This region includes:
- a CDS encoding Squalene synthase gives rise to the protein MGALYYLFHPNQLRSIIQWKVWHDPVHKRDPSTESPELQECFRYLNMTSRSFAAVIQELNHELLVPITLFYLVLRGLDTIEDDMTLPLDKKIPLLREFHNTMEQDGWQFHESQEKDKELLEHFDVVITELKKIKAPYYEIIKEMTIKMGNGMADYAQNTEMIENGVQTVDEYELYCHYVAGLVGEGLTRLFVASELANPKLAERPSLTESMAQFLQKTNIIRDIHEDWEDGRRWYPKEIWSKHVDKWEDLFDPKQRTKAVECVSEMVLDALKHSEECLFYMAGIKDQSVFNFVAIPQGMAIATLELVFRNPNVLERNIKITKGDACQIMFECTQNLVTVCDVFRRYARRIQAKNDPRDPSYLAISTQCAKIEQFIETLFPRQDPKKLALENNQRQNKEPTMDPGEAVVLFGVVIASLLCISGLMIGTAWFFGARFDNIFKEASVFLPGGEKATPLVTGRDEL